From the genome of Erinaceus europaeus chromosome 1, mEriEur2.1, whole genome shotgun sequence:
tccccatccctctcagtttctttttgacttgtcaaataaaataaatatttaaagaaagaaaatagtaaatTCTAAGCCAAGACATAGAAAATAGATGATGAACATTTTCACAAAATGGTGCGATAAATTAGTACTAAAACTGTAGTTGAAAATGAGAAGAAGGTGTAAACTGGACTTATATTATACtatgttatattattattatattctgaaaatatttattacaATTCACATTATTGCACTAGGACCCAGTACcacaacagaaacagaaacaattGCCAAATACGAAATAATGGACGGTGCACCAGTAAAAGGTAACACACACACTTGATTTCTTTTGTCCTTTGTGTTATAGGTAGTGCAGACAACAGTATTCATGGTAGTTgaatttgaaattatttattcaGTGTAAaagtattttgaattttaaaaattcttaacaattgggtgggggagatagtataatggttatgcaaacagactctcatgcctgaggctccaaagtcccaggttcagtcccccactccaccagaatccagagctgagcagtgctctggtgtttctctctgtgtctctctctatctgcatctctctcaaaagtaaagtaaatacaatatttttaaaaaagatttgtagCAAATAAAGTTTTAACATGTCATTATTATATACTGAGAAAACTATAATGCCTCCTCCTAGTCTGAAATGAGGATTTTGACTTACATTTATAATTTAGAAGAGACACTTGTTTATATCTCTTCTTTAATCTGAATTTAGTTGTAATAGATTATGTTTGTAATTCTTTCTTACTCATGCTGAACATAAAATACAGTATAACTGAACATTAATTCCTGTGGTACTTTGGAGTCCTGAAAGCCACCAAGAAAATAAACCGTTCTACTACCTTATAATCTTTCATGCCTAAGATAGTGAAGCCAATTTCTATCATTTTAAATTTGTCTTTGAGTGGCCTGGCAGGTGGCACCATGGCTAGAGTGTTGGATGTTTAAGCagaagatcctgagttcaagccccagcatcacatgtgccagcatgatgccataGTTCTTTCTCCTTAGGTAGATAGAATTGTCTTTGACATTTTCTCACTctgttaataataattttaaacagtAGTTACCATTTGAGTGGCAGCTGTAGATGAAACACTGTGCCCCCAAGCGCTCTAGGTTTCCCCGCCTAATGCCTTCTGTGCCAGGTCACGGCGCCTTAAAGTTTACTGGTGAAACTGAGGTGCagggatgttaaaaaaaaacttgctaaaGGTGATATATATTCCTTAGTCTATCTTAGAGTTTTCAATTGTGAGTTTAACAAAATGACTACTAAgagaaaaatagtttatttatagtTTATCATATAGGAGAAGTCTCAGTAAGAAAGTAACAAAGCAGTGACTTAGAATTTAGGCTTCTGCGACATCTTCAAAGAACAATAAATTTGGAGAGAAGTGACTGAGCAAAAGAAAGCAGTTTTGGGCTTCTATGTGTGGCAAAGTGTGGGGAGGTAAATACACTGGTAAAAGTGAGTGGCGTATGATTTTCTAGTGCCACGGTCTTCTAAGAATCTGTATTCATTAAAAAGGTAacttcccgggagtcgggcggtagcgcagcgggttaagcgcatgtggcgcaaagtgcaaggaccagcgtaaggatcccagtttgagcctccggctccccacctgcagtggagtcgcttcacaagcagtgaagcaggtctgcaggtgtcttatctttctctccccctccctgtcttcccctcctctctccatttctctctgtcctatccaacaaagacgacatcaacaacaacaataactacaacaacaatgaaaaacaacaagggcaacaaaagggaaaatatataaagggtAACATCCTTCATTTAGGAAGAAAAAGTGGAGACTTTACTGTATTTGCTGCTTAACTGCATTCAGCTCAAAAGAATTCTTACGTCAGAGGCAGTGATATATCCTGACTTCTTCAACGGCTGTTTACTGAAGTGTGGAAATTTTAGCACAGGCCTTTCTGAGTCTGCAGCCTGTCTGTGTACACTCTGTGGTGCAACATCTTTTCATAAGTTCCCAGTAGCCACATATTATTAGTGAAGCGACTTGTTAGATACTTCTTAGAAAATAGGTATGTACAAGAAAAGTATTATGGAAAAACGATTCAGAATAGAAAATGTAAATAACAACCCTTAGGAAAAGAATACCAAAATCGCAGTATTTTTGGTAATGAAGGAATATTATCATTCTGAACATTTCCTGTTGTTTTGGATTAGTCGGTTACAAGTATTTATTTGTACACGTGACTAGAAATAATGGTAAACTTCATGAAAGCAGAAAATAGCAAAGCCATTAAAATAGTACTTACTTGTCCGCACTATCCTAAGCTTTTAGGATTTACTTCACAGAAGAGGAACTtcaaataaaatggttaaataaCTTGGCTAAAGTCAAATTTGTAGACTTTGGATTTGAATTCAGGCATTCTGGCTCTACAGTGGTCAGGGTAATTTTATTCTTCCACCCTGTCATCTGGGAAAATATGGCAATGCCTGGAAACATTTTTGGTCGTCACTCTTAGGGAGTATGTCTGGCACCTAGTGGGAACTGGCATCTAGTAGGCAGAGGCCAGGGGCTTGCTAAACTTCTAGCAGTGCATAGAACCTTTCCCGTACCAAAGAATTTTCAGGTCTAAAATGCCTGCATATCCACTAATAGATATGTTAATATTTGCTTGCTACTAATATGTTTTCTATACTACTACATGTTAAGATCTTCTCTGTAAGCATCAGTATTTCCTCTATAGGCGGTGTATCTTCTCTATAACTAGACATGTAATTCTTCGTGTTACATGACTGTATTTAATCATCTTTAAGGATTTAATGGAATTTGTTCTTTTCAGGTGAATCAATTCCAATAAGACTATTTTTAGCAGGATATGACCCAACACCAACAATGAGAGATGTGAACAAAAAATTTTCCGTAAGGTACTTTTTGAATCTAGTCCTTGTTGATGAAGAAGACCGAAGGTACTTCAAGCAACAGGTACAGTGCCACTGATGCTGCTAGTTTATTCTGTGGAAGTTCTAAAAACAGAGCACTTTCCTAAGCTCTACTGTATATACTGAACAAGTAGGGATTTCTAAGCAAAAACACAGAGTATGATAAGAAAGCTAGTATGAATGGAATTGTGCTCAGTAGCCACTTCTCAGTCATTTTGCAGAATAAGTTATCTTGGTTGGTGGGAAGTAGGGATCTGAGGGGGCGAAGAATGTTGGTGAACTGGAGAAAGATCGTGGATCATGGAGGGCCAGAATGGGCTATAATTTGGCagcatgcctttttaaaaaatttattttcccttttgttgcctttgttgtctttttattgttgttattgaatttgtcattgttagatagaacagagagaaatggagaggaggggaagacagagggggagagaaagatagacacctgcagacctgcttcaccgccggtgaagcgactcccctgcaggtggggagccgggatccttacgccagtccttgtgctttgcgccacttgcgcttaacctgctgtgctaccgactcccagcatgtctgttttttctcaagtttattttttattgattacatgagtttcatatgagacacagagagaagagagaacaaaGCCAGAGCACACTTTAGTCTGTgcactgctgggggttgaactgggaacctcaggcatgtgagcccagtgctctaccagttgaccCTACTCAGTTTTTATTGCTTCTCATGGACATCATATATGTGTTTAAATTCTGATAAGCtggtgagataagccaaagagagaaggatgaatttcAAGTGTCTCACTTATTAGCAGAGCTTTAAAGGTAgggaacagggagggagagcacaaagtgaaacatggaatggacatggtgaattgcaccaaagcaaagggttttggggggtgggttgggggagaggaagaaacttTGGGGACATCGTGAATTTGTATGCGCGTGTCAATGACTGCGCTACAAAGCATCAACTcccttaataataaaaaaataaccttaAAGCAGTTTATGACATTGCAAAGCCAATCATTTGAGGAAGTTAGAGTTAAGGTTTAGTTAGGCAGAATCAGAATTTGAAGAATTTATAGAGGAAGATGTAGGGCAAGTTAAGTGTGTCTGAGGCAGAGAATAATTTGCCTTGATTGGTGGGAAGTAGGGATCTGAGGAGGCGAGTAATGTTGATAAATTGGATAAAGATCATGGAGGGCCTTGAATGCTTGATTGGGGGTTTATCCTGGAGGCACTGAGAACTACAGAAGAACTAGCCAAGCAGTGTTTTAGAGTAATCTGCTGGTGACAGGAAAGATGGATTTGAAAGGAGGCTCAGACAAGGGAGCCATCTATCAGGAAGCTATTTTAGATTTTAAATtatctattaatatatttttggatagagttagaaattgagaggggaggaggaggtaggggaagagatagtgagacacccgcagcactgttttgccacttgtgacactttcctcctacaggtggggaccagggacttgaacctgggttcttgtggactataatgtgtgtgcttaaccaggtgcaccaccacctggccccaggaagctTTTTAGTAGGTTGTAGTAACAAGGGTTTGAAATTGGGTAAGAGTGGTAGAATAGTGCCTAGATTTTAGGGATTACATAAAGCACTAAAACGTAGATGTCTGCGTAGGATTGCATGGGTGATGGTGATAGATAGGTGCTCATGGCTGGGCACACAGAAGAGACTGAGGTTGGGAGAAAAGGGCTCGGTGAGGAATGAGGACTTTTCTAGGCAAGAATTTCATTATGGTTAAAATCAGAGTGGTAGTGATctggctgggaggtggcgcaatggaagaagcactggactctcaagcatgaggttccaagttcaaccccccggcagcacatggaccagtgtgatgtctggctctttctctctcttcctgtcattcaaataaataaatattttttaaaaaatcagagtgGTAGTGTTCCTGTAGTGAACACTTTGAGTGTAATATGAAAACATCAATTTGTTGATCTTGGGTTTGTTTTACTAGGAGATCATTTTGTGGAGAAAAGCTCCTGAAAAACTGAGGAAACAGAGAACTAATTTTCACCAGCGATTTGAATCGCCAGAGTCGCAGGCATCTGCTGAACAGCCTGAAATGTaaatagaagaaaattaaaaaaaaaaaaaaaaaaaaaagcctcctgtCTCCATTAAGTTCAGCAGAGGAAAGATGGCTGCAGCATGTACGGGGGAAAGCCAGCCTCCGCTTCTAATAGTCTTCCTTTATCTGACAGTGCTGCGTTTATTTTATGAATTAACTAAATATTCTTCGTGTATATACATTAAAAAGTGCGTTCTTTGaaacactggaacttttcttAAGCTGCCATTTTTTTATCGCCCTGATATGCAGACGTGCATCAGCATAAACATTGTAAGAGTTTCGCTTGAGGAGGCTTGCATTTgaacttttgctttctttctgcaTAATGTTGATAAAGTTCTCTTCATTCTAATGATTACCTCTTAcctaacatgaaaaaaaaattttgtgttcCAACAGAAGACCCAAGTGACTCTTAACATCCTTCAAAGACTTAAAATATGGTATCTCAGTATTAGTGggaaatatatttgtttttacaGATGTGTTTGAGAAGCATAAGTGGAGTGTTTCACTGTAGGTTGGttcacagctttcttttttttttttttatcctctttgAAGTCTTCTGTGATACGAatattgatttgttttttcttGCCCAGATTATGTGACATGTCATTGCCGCCTTCCCTGCCCCCATTCTTAAGCACCTATTTTATCACTACTATCCAGAGGGTACTGTTACATGCATTCCACAATGTAAAGTTGTCTTTATGTTGGGATTTCTGGAATTTGTTAAAGCTACATTCTTTTTCCATAAATACTTTgaattttctttaatttacttTAGGTAAGCAAATATAACTTTCTTGACTTTACATATCTTCACTTCTCTTTTCAAGGAAAAATATAGGTATGAGGAAGTCAGGAGGTCCTTTGAGACCTGTAGTTATCCAGGCCTGGACAATTTTATGTTTGTTAAGCTGGAAGTTTGGCTAATGTAAACTTTACTCACatgtttaagatttttttaacacTAAATTCAAGTTTATTTGTTCAGCATTTCCAAACAAGGAGGTTGTGATCATTTGATAGATGCATGGCATCTGGTTTCACAGCACACTAAGTGTGGGCTGTAGGAGAAGCCTGCTGCGTGAAGCTACTTCCTACTTACTGTTCACTGGCTTTTGTACCAATATTTTTTATACAATTTAGTGCAAGTCTTGTCATTTAACTTTACGAGGTAATCCAACATATTTCTTTAAATCTTACTACTATGGCACTTTGATAAAATGGTCAGTAACCAACTTTCTTGGCAAAAGGTTTAATACACTATGTGCCGGGACAGCTATTTCAAATATGAATATCTGTGAATGTTTTTCTTCATGTAAGTGCCTGTTGAgagtttaaaaatttaaaaatgccaaATATTTTCATGGTCACTTGCATGTAGTAATCTAGAAAATAATCAAAATTTGAAAATCAGTTGTATTTAATAAGCCTCAAATTGTGCAAACATGATGTATAATAAAGAATTTGAACAGATATGGAGCTTGCTATTTGAATGATTAAAATGGCTCTATTCTCAAATCTCATCTTGTCAGATTCATTGTTGAGGCATAGTTAGGAGCTGCTCACTACACCAGCATCGCGACAACTGAAGAGCTGGGGAAGACGGCATTATAGTGATTCTGTAAAAAGCCTTTCAGGCCTTAGGCTCTGAGGggccataagctggagctgagtagTACActgttaaataaatgaataaataataattaaaaaaaaacgaaGGGGAGAGACTTCACTTGAGGAGACTTTGTTATAATGTGTTCAGTTGGAggttgggcagtgggttaagcgcacatggtgcaaagcgcaaggacaacgtaaggattccggttccagcccctggctcccctcctgtaggggagttgcttcatgagcagtaaagcagatctgcaggtgtctatcttcccctcctctctctatttctctctgtcctatccaacaacaatgacatcatcaacaacaacaataataataaccacaggaacaataaaaaccagggcaacaaaaggaaaaaaacagcctccaggagcagtggatcagtggtgcaggcactgagccccaacaataactctggaggcaaaaaaaaaaaaaatgtgtgtgataATCCCCAGTCTACATTTTTGTAAGCCATAAAGTGAGGGATTTTCAGTTAGAAAAAGGGTTAAGAATTAAGATGTGGCAAAAGCTTTTTTTCTCAACATCTAGGACCTTGAATGTTCTTAAATTAATCCTTAAGTAATAACTCTTCCcatactgttggtatgcatgagaccccttctgtttcatttggtttaaatcccccctgcttaacactattctatttatataaccgctgttaacaagcacctccctccagggcattggttcaatccccactgtttcatgatatgtttttgctccacccccccctccttgtcacaccctgatcccctctttgtcacactctgattttcgccagtcacttttctctccaccctctctacgtcacatcttgtttccaccctacttgggaagtatatataaagacagcattgtgagttttagagtactgtactgtactttgagtttaacttagctcgtcttagattatgctgcgtcctgcatgaataaagagatactgcctacaacccagccatgagtcccgggtcatctgttacccgcccgtgaagtcagcccggagaaaacaacataacccgtcgaaaacaacaccataCCAAGTTGACAGGGGAAAAGGCCTTCTCTAGACAATTGAGAAAATGCTATCCTGTCCATTTGGGGAGACTGATCCCACAGATACTGTGCACTTTGCGTAAGGCCATTACATAACCAACTTGAGAAATAATGGAATTCAGCATTTGGTGAATTAAGTGTAAGTTGACCAATtagtcataaataaatgaaaaagaaaagcgtATTTTAAATGATTACAATATCTAACCCATAGGTATGGCTTCCAACCCTGCCTGCATGTTCAGGTTactttagttttaaaaaattaccacaACAAAGTCTTTTTCAGCCTAATCAGAATTTCAGAGGCCTTCACATCAgcgatttatttttaaaacatctttttaaaaaagattaaccaTGGTCCGGGAggaggcgcagtggataaagcatctgacTATCAAGCATgatgttctgagttcaatccctggcagcacatgcaccagagtgcgcaggtggcataaactgtaaggaccagcgtaaggatccagcctaagcccctggcttcccacctgcaggggagtcgtttcacaagcggtgaagcaggtctgcaggtgtctatctttgccctctctatcttcctctcctctctccatttctctgtcctatccaacgacgacatcaacaataaaacgagcaacaaaaaagaataaagattaccttttttaagatttattggaggattaatggtttatagtcaacagtaaaatgcaagtTTGTCCATGTGTGCCATTTCTGTTTTCTATATAAAAGATTAATTAGGataaaggcagaaattgagagaggagacagataggaagacagataacctgcagcactgcatcaccatttgtgaaacatcctccctgcaggtgggggtcaaaggcttcaacccagatccttgtgcactgtaatacctgcgctcgaccaggtgtgccaccacctgcctccaacACTGGCAGTTTCCCAAAGTTGCCCCCAAATTGATAAAGTAACCCAGAGTTAAGAACCACTTTACTGGGTGGgggtgtagcataatggttatgcaaagagactttgatgcctgaggctctcaagtcccaggttcaatcctccagaccgccataagccagagctgagcagtgctctggttaaaaaagaaacaaaaagaaccactttactcttttttttcccaggTGGAGtctaagattttttatttttgtcattttactGAGGGTGGGGTAAAGGTTTACATTCCAGTTGCTGCACAAGCAGTTTCTCACGTCTCCCTTGAAGGTGTCCACAGAGCACTCTCACTGCTTACTTGGGGGCTTCTCCATTATCAGGTTTCAAgaccctctccttcccctttctcttcttttcccagagtcctttgctttggtgcaatataccccaTATAGTtcgttttgctttgtgtttaccctttctgtccttaagttccacctatatatgagtttcagtgctgtggtgcccgCCCCCCGTATCtcccccagcttttttttttttttttttgcctccagggttatcgctggggctccatgcctgcactacaaatccactgctcctggcagccatctt
Proteins encoded in this window:
- the VPS26A gene encoding vacuolar protein sorting-associated protein 26A isoform X3, whose translation is MQVEKPYESYIGANVRLRYFLKVTIVRRLTDLVKECDLIVHQLAAYPDVNNPIKMEVGIEDCLHIEFEYNKSKYHLKDVIVGKIYFLLVRIKIQHMELQLIKKEITGIGPSTTTETETIAKYEIMDGAPVKGESIPIRLFLAGYDPTPTMRDVNKKFSVRYFLNLVLVDEEDRRYFKQQEIILWRKAPEKLRKQRTNFHQRFESPESQASAEQPEM